A single genomic interval of Candidatus Jordarchaeales archaeon harbors:
- a CDS encoding ABC transporter ATP-binding protein, with amino-acid sequence MLALEIKDLVAEVDGKRVLDGVNLEVPRGEVHVLFGPNGSGKTSLILTILGYPQYKVVRGRILLNGEDITNLPINERIKRGIGVLFQNPPPIKGVRLGDVIKKLAKDESPTEIARKVNFPTYYLNRELNCGFSGGEIKRCELMQLMAQKPSFLLLDEPDSGVDVENLALVGSIINELVRGRSGILITHLGYILRYVEAHKAHVILKGKIACSGRPIEILDHILREGYWWCDKCKEIGGD; translated from the coding sequence TTGTTGGCACTTGAAATAAAAGATCTTGTTGCCGAAGTTGATGGAAAAAGAGTGCTCGATGGAGTGAATCTCGAAGTTCCAAGGGGGGAGGTGCACGTCCTCTTCGGACCAAACGGCTCAGGTAAGACTAGTTTGATATTGACGATACTCGGTTACCCGCAGTATAAAGTGGTACGTGGACGGATACTTCTCAACGGCGAAGATATAACAAACCTTCCGATAAATGAAAGAATTAAAAGAGGAATTGGGGTCCTCTTCCAAAACCCCCCGCCGATAAAGGGGGTTCGTCTCGGAGACGTGATAAAAAAGCTTGCAAAAGATGAGTCACCGACCGAGATAGCAAGGAAAGTTAACTTTCCAACGTATTACTTGAACAGGGAGCTTAACTGCGGTTTTTCTGGAGGAGAGATTAAAAGGTGCGAGCTAATGCAACTTATGGCTCAAAAACCGAGCTTCTTGCTCCTTGACGAACCGGACTCAGGAGTGGATGTCGAAAACCTTGCGCTCGTTGGATCTATTATAAACGAACTAGTGAGGGGGCGCTCTGGCATTCTGATAACACACTTGGGGTATATTTTGAGGTACGTTGAAGCGCATAAAGCGCACGTGATTTTAAAAGGAAAAATAGCATGCTCGGGGAGACCTATAGAAATATTGGACCATATACTACGGGAAGGTTACTGGTGGTGTGACAAGTGCAAGGAGATCGGTGGTGACTAG
- a CDS encoding GNAT family N-acetyltransferase, producing the protein MHGIVLRKTSLEDLDELYLIDRVCFPKHYFPKYFIRLLLEHPYSIGLVATYLGRIVGFTIGVIEGKGKGRIYTLDVLPEFRRRGIGSLLLGKLEEEFAERGVVRCRLEVMDGNTPAIRLYSKMGYRKVGVVKNYYGDRDGIVMEKILTPSRNP; encoded by the coding sequence ATGCATGGCATTGTTTTGAGAAAGACATCTCTGGAAGACTTAGATGAGCTCTACTTGATAGACCGTGTGTGTTTCCCGAAGCATTACTTCCCAAAATACTTCATCCGCCTATTATTAGAACATCCTTACTCTATTGGCCTCGTTGCCACCTATTTGGGCAGAATCGTCGGCTTCACCATAGGAGTTATAGAAGGGAAAGGTAAAGGCAGAATATACACCCTCGATGTTCTTCCAGAGTTCCGAAGGAGAGGTATTGGTAGTTTGCTTCTCGGAAAACTTGAGGAAGAGTTTGCTGAAAGGGGGGTTGTGAGGTGCCGCCTTGAAGTGATGGATGGAAACACGCCAGCTATCCGGCTTTACTCCAAGATGGGCTATCGCAAAGTGGGTGTTGTCAAAAATTATTATGGTGATAGGGATGGTATAGTCATGGAGAAGATTTTAACTCCTTCAAGGAATCCTTAA
- a CDS encoding RsmB/NOP family class I SAM-dependent RNA methyltransferase, giving the protein MTVSREVAAEVLRRFEEGKMKQSLRSLLYTTIEEFGVSDVKVRTSIFGLVMETVKRLNTLDFILQKVVGGKEKFKLLDPFIKNLLRIATLEIKFSHSPVDVERKVYGILLRRTEREKAAEARRIIKKVKTFSLEEELRGKSELEKASILYSHPSFFVKKVMGLLGDEAFELMKANLSSKVIWFRVNRLKMNVDDAIAIFERDRVKVEKDEDFPALFRLVDAEIPIPLTPYFDDRRIIVQDKASVAAVYALDPRPGERVLDACAAPGMKTALIAELMEGKGELVAVDISAERVRRMERILNLSGVTNVKIMVADSRTLTGEYDKVLVDAPCTSSGTFASTPEAKWKLDEKDIEKYSSIQKELLSNALRLVREGGVVVYSVCSIFPEEGEEVVDSVLDRAELVDLKIPGVKGYDGYECSSKVKRFFPHKHRTNGFFVAKLVSIGGKV; this is encoded by the coding sequence TTGACTGTCAGCCGAGAAGTGGCTGCAGAGGTTCTTCGTAGATTTGAGGAGGGGAAGATGAAGCAGTCGCTTAGGTCTCTTCTTTACACTACCATAGAAGAGTTCGGTGTAAGTGATGTTAAGGTTAGGACTAGTATTTTTGGGCTAGTTATGGAAACCGTTAAGAGACTAAACACCTTGGACTTTATCCTTCAGAAAGTTGTTGGAGGAAAAGAGAAGTTTAAGCTGCTTGACCCCTTTATTAAAAATTTGCTTAGGATAGCCACGTTGGAGATAAAGTTCAGCCATAGCCCGGTTGATGTTGAGAGGAAAGTGTATGGAATACTGTTGAGGAGAACTGAGAGGGAGAAAGCGGCTGAAGCGCGGAGAATAATAAAGAAAGTTAAGACGTTTTCTCTAGAAGAGGAATTGAGGGGAAAAAGTGAGCTTGAGAAAGCCAGCATCCTTTACTCTCACCCGTCTTTCTTCGTCAAGAAGGTTATGGGTCTCCTTGGGGATGAGGCGTTTGAGCTTATGAAGGCGAACCTTTCAAGCAAGGTTATATGGTTTAGAGTTAACAGGTTAAAGATGAATGTTGACGACGCGATTGCCATTTTTGAAAGGGACAGAGTTAAAGTGGAGAAAGATGAGGACTTTCCAGCTTTATTCCGGCTTGTCGACGCTGAAATTCCAATCCCCCTGACACCATACTTTGACGACAGGAGAATAATAGTCCAAGATAAGGCGAGCGTTGCAGCTGTTTACGCCCTTGATCCGCGTCCTGGTGAAAGAGTGCTTGATGCTTGCGCCGCTCCGGGCATGAAGACTGCGCTCATAGCTGAGCTTATGGAAGGAAAGGGAGAGCTTGTCGCAGTAGATATTTCGGCGGAGAGGGTGCGCCGCATGGAGCGCATACTAAACCTCTCAGGAGTCACTAATGTTAAAATAATGGTCGCAGATTCGAGGACTTTGACTGGAGAGTACGACAAAGTGCTTGTGGATGCTCCATGCACTTCGAGCGGAACTTTTGCTTCGACTCCAGAGGCAAAATGGAAGCTTGACGAAAAAGACATAGAAAAGTACTCTTCGATCCAGAAGGAGCTGCTCAGCAACGCGCTGAGACTCGTGAGGGAGGGGGGCGTTGTGGTTTACTCTGTTTGCTCGATATTCCCGGAGGAGGGGGAAGAAGTTGTTGACAGTGTACTGGATAGAGCTGAGCTTGTTGACCTTAAAATTCCGGGAGTGAAAGGCTATGATGGCTACGAGTGCTCGTCAAAAGTCAAGCGCTTCTTCCCGCATAAACACCGAACTAACGGGTTCTTTGTAGCGAAACTTGTAAGTATTGGAGGAAAAGTATAA
- a CDS encoding NTPase, which translates to MSCLKKILVTGPPGCGKSTLASKVIEKAREKGLRVGGIITPEIREGGTRKGFLIVDLLTGEKELMASVGEGAPKVGKYVVHTSAIASLGFRALIRAAEEADIIVVDEIGKMELMVDEFSQAVRRVIDCKKPFLGTIGLNLKHPLALELKRRNDIELIFLSRENWRENYELVLRELGI; encoded by the coding sequence ATGAGCTGCTTGAAGAAAATCCTCGTCACAGGCCCTCCTGGATGTGGAAAGAGTACGCTTGCATCCAAAGTCATTGAAAAAGCAAGAGAGAAGGGGCTGCGGGTTGGGGGAATAATCACTCCAGAGATAAGAGAAGGGGGGACAAGAAAGGGGTTCTTGATTGTGGACTTGCTCACAGGGGAGAAGGAACTGATGGCCAGTGTTGGCGAGGGAGCTCCGAAAGTTGGAAAATACGTTGTACACACCAGCGCCATTGCAAGTTTAGGATTCAGGGCGCTGATAAGAGCTGCTGAAGAAGCCGACATCATAGTGGTGGACGAGATAGGAAAAATGGAGCTAATGGTGGATGAGTTCTCGCAAGCTGTTCGAAGGGTCATTGACTGCAAGAAGCCGTTCCTTGGAACAATAGGGTTAAACCTAAAACACCCGCTAGCTCTCGAACTCAAGAGAAGAAACGACATCGAGCTTATATTCCTTTCACGTGAAAATTGGCGGGAAAATTACGAGCTTGTTTTAAGGGAACTCGGAATATAA
- a CDS encoding glycosyltransferase family A protein, producing MEFKVTVVVPTYNRVRHVIECLNSVFSQKPEWCDVLVIDNLSDDGTSEVLEKMYGWRSDFRLVSPPRRISIAEARNYGLRAAKGDIVAFIDDDCIACEGWLERLISPLFSNDKVGCVGGKIRPVFLETPPKWIRRDIYGLLGLAEWGNSVKEIYFPVGGNMALKRRVALEVGGFQEKLGPEGIKLFGEEISISERLRRAGYKVIYEPRAVVLHKLWGKRLNVASVAERAYMISMGDYFLFGRKLSRVAVNMGILFGASLGYVFYHQKNLVCHIFYALGYLVPALTKRKPILTLRKLLSILNRLVGG from the coding sequence ATGGAGTTTAAGGTAACTGTTGTAGTCCCGACTTATAACAGGGTCCGCCACGTTATCGAGTGCCTAAATAGTGTTTTCAGTCAGAAACCCGAATGGTGTGACGTTTTGGTCATAGATAACCTTTCGGATGATGGGACTAGCGAAGTCTTGGAGAAAATGTACGGCTGGCGTAGTGATTTCAGGCTTGTTTCTCCTCCGAGGAGGATAAGCATAGCTGAGGCGAGAAACTACGGATTAAGGGCGGCCAAGGGAGATATAGTGGCTTTCATAGACGATGACTGCATAGCTTGTGAAGGGTGGCTTGAAAGGCTTATTTCCCCCCTTTTCTCAAACGACAAGGTGGGTTGTGTAGGGGGAAAGATTAGACCTGTTTTCCTTGAAACCCCTCCAAAGTGGATTAGGAGAGACATTTACGGGTTGTTAGGTCTGGCAGAGTGGGGGAATTCTGTTAAGGAGATCTATTTCCCAGTTGGAGGCAACATGGCTCTCAAGCGCAGGGTTGCGCTGGAGGTTGGAGGGTTCCAGGAGAAATTGGGCCCTGAAGGTATCAAGCTTTTCGGAGAGGAGATTAGTATTAGTGAAAGGCTGAGGAGGGCGGGTTACAAAGTGATTTACGAGCCAAGAGCCGTGGTTTTACACAAATTATGGGGAAAAAGACTTAATGTTGCGAGTGTCGCTGAGAGGGCTTACATGATAAGTATGGGAGACTACTTCCTCTTCGGGCGGAAACTAAGCAGAGTTGCAGTTAATATGGGCATACTTTTCGGCGCTTCGTTAGGGTACGTTTTCTATCATCAGAAGAACTTAGTCTGCCACATATTTTACGCGCTGGGATACCTTGTTCCGGCGCTCACAAAACGTAAGCCTATTCTAACTTTAAGGAAACTTCTGTCGATTTTAAATAGACTGGTGGGGGGCTAA
- a CDS encoding DegT/DnrJ/EryC1/StrS family aminotransferase, which yields MIPINKPILGKEEEDNVVRVLRSGILTGRGVDGGMVSEFEKLFAQFLGVKHAVAVSSGTAALHASLISLGVGPGDEVIVPSFTFSATANVVLHVGAKPVFVDIDLDTYTMDPNEVRRALTPKTKAIIPVHLYGHPADMKPIMELAEDNNVYVIEDCAQAHGAEYEGVKVGGIGHLGCFSFYPTKIITTGEGGMVTTNSEELAEKIRMIRNQGERGDYSTMILGHNWRLTEINAAIGVAQMKKIGEFLAKRRRNAQMLTELLSDVGELSLPFERSNVKHAWNLYTVRVKSGGDKRDEIVSLIRRRGVGATVYYPIPVHLTPLYRERGFHVSLPSTELASRTVFSLPVHPSMTEGDVEKVASAVKDSLKELKSSP from the coding sequence ATGATACCGATCAACAAACCCATCTTGGGCAAAGAGGAAGAGGATAATGTTGTCAGAGTTCTGCGCTCAGGGATACTTACAGGGAGAGGCGTTGATGGAGGGATGGTTTCCGAGTTCGAAAAGCTTTTCGCACAGTTCCTCGGGGTCAAGCATGCTGTGGCCGTTAGTTCCGGCACTGCGGCTCTCCATGCTTCCCTAATATCACTGGGAGTTGGCCCGGGAGATGAAGTCATAGTTCCCTCCTTCACTTTTTCGGCTACAGCTAATGTTGTACTCCACGTAGGTGCAAAACCAGTTTTCGTCGACATAGACCTCGACACTTACACTATGGACCCCAATGAGGTTAGGAGGGCGCTAACCCCTAAAACTAAGGCAATAATACCAGTGCATCTCTACGGCCACCCGGCCGACATGAAGCCCATAATGGAGCTTGCCGAGGACAACAATGTTTACGTGATTGAGGACTGTGCCCAAGCTCACGGAGCTGAATATGAGGGTGTTAAAGTTGGGGGGATAGGGCACTTAGGCTGTTTCAGCTTCTACCCCACGAAGATAATTACTACCGGTGAGGGGGGAATGGTGACCACGAACAGCGAGGAGCTTGCAGAAAAAATCAGGATGATAAGAAATCAAGGGGAGAGAGGAGATTATTCAACGATGATTTTGGGTCACAATTGGAGGCTCACTGAGATTAACGCTGCGATAGGAGTTGCCCAGATGAAGAAGATCGGCGAGTTTCTGGCTAAGAGGAGGAGAAATGCGCAAATGCTCACAGAGCTTTTAAGCGATGTCGGCGAGCTTTCTCTCCCCTTTGAAAGGAGCAATGTAAAGCATGCCTGGAACCTGTACACAGTGAGAGTAAAGAGCGGCGGGGATAAAAGGGACGAGATAGTCTCCCTCATTAGGAGGCGGGGTGTCGGAGCTACAGTTTACTACCCAATTCCAGTTCACTTAACTCCACTGTACAGGGAGAGGGGTTTTCATGTATCCCTTCCGAGCACGGAGCTGGCGTCAAGAACAGTTTTTTCGCTTCCAGTTCATCCTTCGATGACTGAGGGAGACGTTGAGAAAGTGGCTTCAGCCGTTAAGGATTCCTTGAAGGAGTTAAAATCTTCTCCATGA
- a CDS encoding winged helix-turn-helix transcriptional regulator, with amino-acid sequence MSDYDSLLHSTALKFVAEMNDFKDKLRKNLRGFFDRFSRGVLDSGTETFGKTDISKVLLRLESLVDELVSNMADKTIITALKHMQLLLGEVKNVRKLDYAAEELFRAVKDQAEYYSLLQRTKKLEGIMESLKKAVKEHETYLKNLLSRDEKYRVLAALSEVGGGSYAELAEKLGISRTKLKRYVKELEEAGLIEVERSKSSYYVKVKNVPWRLSLNLEENNS; translated from the coding sequence ATGAGTGACTATGACAGCTTGCTCCATAGTACTGCGTTGAAGTTTGTCGCCGAAATGAACGATTTCAAGGACAAATTAAGGAAGAACTTGAGAGGTTTTTTCGACAGATTTTCAAGGGGAGTGCTCGACAGCGGGACTGAGACTTTCGGAAAAACAGACATTAGTAAGGTTTTGTTAAGACTTGAAAGTCTCGTTGATGAGCTTGTTAGCAATATGGCTGACAAAACTATAATAACTGCATTAAAGCATATGCAGCTTTTACTTGGCGAAGTGAAGAACGTTAGAAAGTTAGACTATGCTGCCGAAGAGCTTTTCAGAGCTGTAAAGGACCAAGCAGAGTATTACTCGTTGTTACAAAGGACGAAGAAGCTAGAGGGAATTATGGAGTCGCTAAAAAAGGCTGTAAAAGAGCATGAAACCTACTTGAAAAACCTCCTGTCCAGGGACGAAAAGTATAGGGTGTTGGCGGCTCTTAGCGAGGTTGGAGGCGGAAGTTACGCTGAACTAGCTGAAAAGCTGGGTATTTCCAGAACAAAACTGAAAAGATATGTCAAAGAACTAGAGGAAGCCGGCCTGATCGAGGTTGAAAGATCCAAGTCTTCTTACTACGTTAAAGTTAAAAACGTCCCTTGGAGGTTGAGCTTAAACCTTGAAGAAAATAACAGTTGA
- a CDS encoding DUF362 domain-containing protein, translating into MHKVGVFRVEKGNVEEAVRRAVDSVGGVDVDRGEEVVVKPNIAFHSDPYGAINTDPRVLDAVLKLLREYTSRIIVVESDSTSNYAEIRAEQSGLMEIIRKNEAKFVNLSKDEIVQVKVAGRVIRLPKTVVEAPYFVNVPKLKTHEDTVITVALKNMFGVLPEKNKAIFYHPILDEIIPLVNAACRQNLIVVDGIIAMEGRGPIAGTPVMMNIVMSGREPATVDAVAAHIMGFDPRKIRTIVKAHSLGLGEIDLEKIEIIGEPLERVARKFREPRSLAGVISDGSMALRLLFFNTTTASRPVERKVRVGVIGCGKIAEYLHLPGYASLNNVEIVAVADLNEERLEYVRQKFGVVDTHTDYLQLLEDPRIEAVSICTPPHLHKKMTVEAVEHGKHVLCEKPLATNVKEAYELLEEVKDSKFFVMPAFNYRFTPNVKIANEVISRGKIGEIKRANVIFKSDQRIWGAVTPFRFAEKTGVLSDLGPHAVDLVHYLLGDVEEVSRVEARAERYNVYDRVSVELAMQSGAKVEVGLQWFSDSMIPSFSWTIEGTKGTMKFDVLRSPYAVSISWNGKKWQRYAVEPVLKDLADRAVMAIKRTHYSYLAEISYFVQCVANKTPPSPTILDGVRCTETMELINKRL; encoded by the coding sequence TTGCATAAAGTTGGTGTCTTCAGGGTTGAGAAAGGTAATGTCGAGGAAGCCGTGAGGAGGGCTGTGGATTCTGTTGGAGGAGTTGACGTCGATAGAGGGGAAGAAGTTGTTGTCAAACCAAACATAGCTTTTCATAGTGATCCCTATGGGGCAATAAACACTGATCCAAGAGTGCTAGACGCCGTACTAAAACTTCTCCGCGAGTATACGAGTAGGATCATCGTTGTAGAGAGCGACAGTACGTCAAACTATGCTGAAATAAGGGCAGAGCAGAGCGGACTTATGGAAATTATTCGGAAAAACGAGGCGAAGTTCGTGAACCTTAGCAAGGACGAAATAGTCCAAGTAAAGGTTGCAGGGCGCGTTATACGCCTCCCGAAAACTGTGGTGGAAGCACCTTACTTCGTGAACGTGCCAAAACTCAAAACGCACGAGGATACCGTCATAACCGTCGCGCTTAAGAACATGTTCGGCGTCTTACCAGAGAAAAACAAAGCCATTTTCTACCATCCAATTTTGGATGAAATAATACCTTTAGTTAACGCAGCTTGCCGACAAAACCTTATAGTTGTCGACGGAATAATAGCGATGGAGGGCAGGGGGCCCATAGCAGGCACACCCGTTATGATGAACATAGTTATGAGTGGACGTGAGCCAGCAACTGTTGACGCGGTGGCAGCCCACATTATGGGGTTTGACCCTAGGAAGATTAGGACGATAGTAAAGGCGCATAGTTTAGGGCTGGGTGAAATAGACCTTGAAAAAATAGAGATCATCGGTGAACCTTTAGAGAGGGTGGCTAGGAAGTTCAGGGAACCAAGGTCACTAGCGGGAGTAATATCTGATGGTTCCATGGCCCTCAGGTTATTGTTCTTCAATACAACGACAGCTAGTCGGCCAGTAGAGAGAAAGGTAAGGGTTGGAGTCATAGGATGCGGGAAAATAGCGGAGTATTTGCACCTTCCCGGCTACGCGAGCTTGAATAACGTTGAAATTGTCGCGGTAGCAGACTTAAACGAAGAAAGGCTCGAATACGTAAGACAAAAGTTTGGAGTAGTTGACACGCACACCGACTACCTGCAACTTCTAGAGGACCCCCGCATTGAAGCAGTTTCCATCTGTACCCCCCCACACTTGCACAAGAAAATGACTGTAGAAGCCGTCGAGCATGGGAAACATGTTCTCTGCGAAAAGCCGTTGGCCACTAACGTGAAAGAGGCGTACGAGCTCCTTGAAGAGGTGAAAGACAGCAAGTTCTTCGTCATGCCAGCATTCAACTACCGATTTACACCAAACGTCAAAATAGCTAACGAAGTAATCTCGCGTGGGAAAATAGGTGAAATAAAGAGAGCGAACGTGATTTTCAAGAGCGACCAAAGAATCTGGGGGGCCGTAACGCCATTTAGGTTCGCTGAGAAAACCGGAGTGCTCTCAGACCTTGGGCCCCATGCCGTTGACTTAGTGCACTACCTTCTAGGAGACGTTGAAGAGGTTAGTAGGGTTGAAGCGAGGGCGGAGAGGTACAACGTGTATGATAGAGTTAGCGTTGAGTTAGCGATGCAAAGTGGGGCAAAAGTCGAGGTCGGATTACAATGGTTCTCAGATAGCATGATACCTTCATTCTCCTGGACGATAGAGGGAACGAAAGGGACTATGAAGTTTGATGTTTTGAGGTCGCCCTACGCTGTGAGCATCAGTTGGAATGGCAAAAAGTGGCAGCGATACGCCGTAGAACCAGTGCTCAAAGATCTAGCAGATAGGGCGGTCATGGCAATTAAAAGAACCCATTACTCATACCTGGCGGAAATAAGCTACTTTGTTCAGTGTGTGGCTAACAAAACGCCGCCCTCACCAACTATCTTAGACGGAGTTCGCTGCACAGAAACCATGGAACTCATAAACAAAAGATTATAG
- a CDS encoding restriction endonuclease, which translates to METVVRKLLSEFLTEDELSDSWEARIVVNSLLERGVLLKEGDKLIAPDRVSLVEALLSYGFTAEYLARLLTWKAFEEFLGGVFDRHGYSLIRNFRFSRSGRRFEVDILALKKPLVICVECKHYKRPRTVAPDRRILERHAERTKALADSIPGLSLELGVSGWGKIKVLPLVVTLLQEGFYRKIPVVPVFKLNSFLLELDANIDLMCCFEAVASNYLKIM; encoded by the coding sequence TTGGAAACGGTCGTCAGAAAGCTTCTTAGCGAGTTCCTCACTGAGGACGAACTTTCAGACTCGTGGGAAGCTAGGATTGTCGTGAACTCCCTACTCGAAAGAGGGGTCCTACTCAAGGAGGGAGATAAGCTCATAGCCCCCGACAGAGTATCTCTCGTGGAGGCCCTTCTCTCCTACGGTTTCACAGCAGAGTACCTGGCGCGCCTTTTAACCTGGAAGGCTTTCGAGGAGTTCTTAGGGGGTGTATTCGATAGACATGGCTACTCTCTGATAAGAAACTTTAGGTTTTCTCGCAGCGGGCGCAGGTTTGAAGTGGACATCTTAGCTTTGAAAAAGCCACTCGTAATATGTGTCGAATGTAAGCACTATAAGAGGCCGAGAACTGTTGCCCCGGATAGGCGAATTTTGGAAAGGCACGCTGAAAGGACGAAGGCGCTGGCAGATTCCATTCCAGGTTTAAGCTTAGAGTTAGGTGTGTCAGGCTGGGGGAAAATTAAGGTGCTTCCTTTGGTCGTGACCCTGCTGCAGGAAGGATTTTACAGAAAAATTCCAGTGGTCCCCGTTTTCAAGCTTAACAGTTTCCTCTTAGAGCTGGACGCAAACATTGACTTGATGTGTTGTTTCGAAGCAGTAGCCTCAAACTACCTTAAGATAATGTAA
- a CDS encoding glycosyltransferase family 2 protein → MDPVTAFYVVFGLLYLLIPSAYLATAVSSLVKCERCEEKEGELPSVTVLVPTFNDGENVKRIISSLETADYPDDKLEIIFIDDSSDSTPRILEEFASRKKNVRVLKRGKRLGKPSALNDGLRISRGEVVVVYDADSAPHPSAIRKLVTALNGEVVAAQGGYEVDARNTLNKIIDLEYVLWQGSQLVAVPVIVGYNYAVKRSYLEEIGGWDSNALAEDHVLWLKIYSDGKKIRYVEDAKVRVLEPMTLKEFKKQRLRWSKGAIQAAEKVVKAGKKRIIPKPYIPNILVYTSRYSAPPQAAISLVVLALTLMVYLVFPQFRPLLSPLVTILLSAIALTSLASLLLCLRMKKLSRWIYFFPLSFLVLYQSVLSTLVLRRDVSWEKVQK, encoded by the coding sequence TTGGACCCAGTAACAGCATTCTACGTGGTATTTGGCCTCCTTTACCTGCTCATACCTTCAGCGTATCTAGCCACTGCAGTATCGTCTTTGGTGAAATGTGAAAGATGCGAAGAGAAAGAAGGGGAGCTGCCGTCTGTGACCGTGCTTGTTCCCACTTTTAACGACGGAGAAAATGTCAAGAGAATCATTAGCAGTCTAGAGACAGCTGACTACCCTGATGACAAACTTGAGATAATATTCATAGACGATTCTAGTGACTCCACGCCAAGGATACTAGAGGAGTTTGCTTCCCGGAAGAAGAACGTGCGTGTTTTGAAGAGAGGGAAGCGTCTTGGAAAGCCTTCAGCACTTAATGACGGTCTAAGAATTTCAAGAGGGGAGGTCGTGGTAGTATATGACGCCGACTCCGCACCCCACCCTTCCGCCATAAGGAAGCTGGTAACGGCACTGAATGGCGAGGTGGTGGCTGCCCAAGGCGGTTATGAAGTCGATGCTAGAAATACACTTAACAAGATAATTGACCTTGAATACGTTCTATGGCAGGGAAGCCAACTCGTCGCAGTTCCTGTAATAGTAGGCTACAACTACGCGGTGAAAAGAAGCTACCTAGAGGAGATCGGGGGCTGGGACTCTAATGCGCTCGCAGAAGACCACGTCTTATGGTTAAAGATATACTCTGATGGCAAAAAAATTAGGTACGTAGAAGACGCAAAGGTCAGGGTTTTAGAGCCGATGACGCTTAAAGAGTTTAAGAAGCAGCGGCTTAGGTGGAGCAAAGGCGCTATTCAGGCGGCAGAAAAGGTCGTTAAGGCCGGGAAGAAACGCATAATCCCCAAGCCATACATACCTAACATTCTAGTTTATACATCCCGTTACTCTGCCCCCCCACAAGCAGCGATTTCCCTAGTAGTGTTAGCGTTAACACTAATGGTCTACCTAGTCTTTCCACAGTTCAGACCCCTGCTCTCTCCGCTTGTGACTATACTACTTTCGGCGATAGCTCTAACCTCTCTCGCAAGCTTGTTACTTTGCCTGAGGATGAAAAAGCTGTCACGATGGATTTACTTCTTTCCACTTTCGTTCTTAGTTTTATATCAGAGCGTTCTCTCTACCTTAGTTTTAAGGAGAGATGTCTCCTGGGAAAAAGTTCAAAAATAG